The sequence below is a genomic window from Salicibibacter cibarius.
TAATTGATGACTTGCCGATTTTGTGCAAGTACATAGCAGCCCATGCACCAACAACGTCCAATGATAAAAGCCACCCCGCTATTTAACTTAGGCGAAATGGCTGTGCAAAGCGATTCGTGAACGTACGATCCTACGAGGTTTCTTTTATCGGCGGTTAAGGTTTAGATGCCCCGGATTTCTGTTGCGGAGGCATATACTCTTGCACATAATCATCCGTTACGTGGACATCGCACTTTTTGTTTCCGTTGATGAATGAAAAAACGCCATTGTTGAAATCAGTGCCGATTTCTTTATAAAAAACACCCGAGTGTGAACAGGAATGCGTATGGTTAAAGGAGAGACGGTATTTGTCGTCATCGGTTTTGACTAGATAGGCGCGAACCCCTGTTTCAAAATGCTCATCTTTATAGTTTTCCAATCCTCGTGTCATGGCAATGATGTGCAAGTCAACGAAGGGAAGTTCTTTGAGTAACGAATTAATAAGAGATCCTTTTGTTATTTCCTGCCAACGGTTTCTGGCGGTCTGCCCGATGACAACTTGTGTCGCTTGTTTATCCTTGGCAACTTGCGCAATCACTTTGGAGA
It includes:
- a CDS encoding histidine kinase codes for the protein MDQNQTQTDECILTCVYYGPNGEKLIKRGGKIAKKLGCPFYILTVNEADVDDLDHDKSHYLEYWETLADEYNATEFIIKSNSKRPISKVIAQVAKDKQATQVVIGQTARNRWQEITKGSLINSLLKELPFVDLHIIAMTRGLENYKDEHFETGVRAYLVKTDDDKYRLSFNHTHSCSHSGVFYKEIGTDFNNGVFSFINGNKKCDVHVTDDYVQEYMPPQQKSGASKP